One Zeugodacus cucurbitae isolate PBARC_wt_2022May chromosome 3, idZeuCucr1.2, whole genome shotgun sequence genomic region harbors:
- the LOC128920577 gene encoding uncharacterized protein LOC128920577 yields the protein MDVDESQNTIKTVRSEIVTPVPAPRTQRVMGPSSAAAARDRGEEQPIEDQGPPRCSLCHRPHALKRCPIFQSMKPAQRRQIARAHGHCMTCLADDHATNDCWADSMCQYCHRPHHTMFHRFPKRADTENTTRIRRRPQRDLAQRRGENHNEYVQTTRSRPRLRPQLRIPPPRRTHQYKQRRSTGLRAVVNTLQQLQRLLGD from the coding sequence ATGGATGTAGACGAGAGCCAGAACACCATCAAGACAGTGAGGTCCGAGATCGTGACACCCGTCCCAGCGCCGAGGACGCAAAGGGTTATGGGACCATCATCCGCCGCAGCAGCGAGGGATAGAGGTGAAGAACAGCCGATTGAGGATCAGGGGCCTCCACGCTGCAGTCTGTGCCATCGCCCACACGCTCTTAAGAGATGCCCCATTTTCCAGAGCATGAAGCCAGCACAACGCCGCCAGATCGCAAGAGCTCATGGGCATTGTATGACCTGCTTGGCAGACGACCATGCCACCAACGACTGCTGGGCCGACAGTATGTGCCAATACTGCCACCGACCACATCATACGATGTTCCACAGGTTTCCCAAACGAGCCGATACAGAAAATACAACTCGTATTCGTCGCAGACCACAACGCGATCTGGCCCAACGCAGAGGAGAGAATCACAACGAATACGTACAAACCACACGTTCGCGACCACGTTTGCGTCCACAGTTGCGAATCCCTCCGCCACGTCGAACTCATCAGTATAAGCAACGACGCTCAACGGGATTGAGGGCAGTAGTTAACACGTTACAACAGCTTCAGCGGCTTCTAGGCGATTAA